TATTGTTACCGTTGATGGGAAACCTATCACAGAACCAAAAGAAGATTTTATATATATTGCTTTTAATAAACCAATTGGCATTGTTTGTACAACAGATACTGCAGTTGAAAAAGACAATATCATTGACTATATTGGACACGAAAAAAGAATTTTCCCTATCGGTCGACTTGATAAACCGAGTGAGGGGCTGATTTTTTTGACCAATGACGGAGACATTGTCAATAAAATTTTACGAGCAAGAAACAACCATGAAAAAGAATATCTCGTAGAAGTAAGTAAACCGATTACCAAAGACTTTATTCAGAAAATGAGTTCAGGTGTACCTATTTTAGATACAGTGACTCGCAAGTGCAAGGTAAACCAAGTAAATCGATATACATTTAATATAGTGCTAACTCAAGGCCTTAATAGACAAATCAGAAGAATGTGTCAATACCTAGGTTATGAAGTTACCAAGCTCAAAAGAATGCGTATAATGAATGTAAATCTTGATTTACCAATTGGAAAATGGAGGTATTTAACAAGCAAGGAATTAGAAACAATCAAAAACCTTTCTAAAAACTCAGACAAAACAATTGACTAACCAGGCCAACAAACTAACCCACGATTTTCCTACGCAAGTAAGTAGGATGTTCTTTGGTTGTTTAAGCGTCAATGTTTTCTGCTGTTTTGTTGAATTACCTTTAATAAACTTCCTTGCGGCCATCTCATGCATGGCAGTTTTACTTTTTCATTTATTGGTATCCACATCGTCCCAGCGAGTACTGTTAATCGTACTATCCATATTTATTACACTTACGATAACCACTGCATATTTAAGGCAGTATCATGGAGCACCACCGGCATTTCCAATTTTCATGGACTTATTCTATTGCTCTACTTTAATGGTGATTTTCCTAAAATTTAGGTTTCAGAATTCGGCAAAACCACAGTCTGATTGGAAACAAATAGCTACCATATTCGGAATAGGAATACCATTTATTTATTTTGTCTTTGAGAACGTAAATTTCGACTACCAAATTCTCATCATGTTCCGCATGATCATTTTTGCCATAACCATTTTTTACGGTCTATTTAGACCCTATATGCATAGATATGTCAGCTATGGGGTTATTTTGAACATTGTAACTACATTTTTTTCGGGAATGAAAATGTTTATAAATCCCAAAATGATACCGTTCGAAATACAAACTGTGATTTATCTGATAGGAATGTATCTTATCATTACCGGTGTACTGAGGACCGCCAACCGAACAGACTTCAACTTTAAATCTTAGTAAACTTGATTTTCAGTGTTTTTTCTATTTGGTGAATGACTTTCAATTCATTTCTGTCTACAAAGCAAATTGAAATACCTCTCTTACCAGCTCTTGCAGTTCTACCGCTTCGGTGCGTATAAGATTCAATTTGCTCTGGAAGTTGATAATGAATTACATAAGCCAAGTCATCTACATCAATACCCCTAGCGGAAATATCTGTAGCAACTAGCACTTTGATTCTTCCTTTGATAAATGCCCTCATGACCTTATCTCTGTCTCTTTGACCAAGATCTCCATGCAAAGCATCGGCGGAAACGTGTTTACCAATAAGTTTTCTTGCCAATACTTCTGTATCTGCCCTAGTTCGGCAAAATACGATTCCTTTAGCTGCACCTTGAGATTTCAAAAATTCGAATAAGTAATTAAATTTTTGATCTTGCTCACAGATAAAGAATTGGTGCTCAATTTTATTATTGATTTCTACATTCTTACTTACTTCTATTCGCTGTAAGCCAGGATTCATATATTTGGTAATCAAGCTTTGCAATGCCAAAGGAATTGTAGCAGAAAACAACCACTTTGCACTATCCTTATGGATTGTAGTCATTACTCGATCTAATTCTTCTTTGAAACCCATGCTTAGCATTTCATCGGCTTCATCAAGTACCAAAGTTCTAACCTCACTTAGGTCAATAGCACCTCTTTCTATCAAGTCCAATAATCTGCCCGGAGTAGCCACTACAATTTGTGTTGGACGCTTTAGGTTTGCTATCTGAAGATCTATTTTCTCTCCACCGTAAATGGCTTCAGCGAAAATTTTAGGCCCATACTTAGTCATTTTGAATAATTGCTTGGCAATTTGCTGACAAAGTTCTCTTGTTGGAGCTAATACAAGGGCTTGAATTCCTTTCTTTTTTTCGGTTACTAAATGTAATAATGGCAGACCGAAGGCAATAGTTTTACCAGTTCCCGTGGGAGCTTGACCTATCAAATCTCCCTTATTTGCCAATAAGTATGGAATAGCTTTTTGCTGAATTTCAGATGGTTTTATCACCTTCATTTCTTCCAAAGCTTTTATAAACGAGCTTTCAACTCCTAATCCCTTAAAACTCTCCACAACTAATATCTATTTTTTTGAAATGCAAAGGTAGCTATTAAGAACCATGGCAGTGTTAAAGATGTATAAGTCTTTAATATTTAAAGGTTATTTTCACAAAAGCTTTTATTGTAAATTGCGTAGCTAATGCTATTCAACCATATGAAAATAAAATTACTTGCCCTGCTTTTGCTGTCTCTGCTGAGTTTCAAGACAATAAAAAAGGACAGACCTCCCAATATTCTATTCATTGCTGTGGATGACCTGAGACCTGAATTAGGTTGTTTTGGCAATGAGATAATTAAAAGTCCCAACATAGATAAGCTAGCAACTACGGGGCATTTATTTAAAAATCACTACGTAGCTGTGCCTACCTGCGGAGCATCAAGACATGCTTTATTAACAGGTTTATATCCCAGAACAAAAAGACACCTAAGAAACAGTATTACAGCAGAAGTTCTTACAAACTCGGCTGAAAAAGAAAACCCTGAAACCTTTATACACCAACTTAAACGAAACGGTTATTACACTGTTGGAATTGGTAAAATCACCCATAATCCGGATGGTCATGTATATGGGTATACCGAAAGTCCAGATAATACGCCTTTAGAATTACCATATAGTTGGCATGAAATGCTACTCGATGATGCCAAATGGGGATCTGGACATAATGCATTCTTTGGTTATGCAAATGGCACAAACAGAAACACACTAAAGAAACAAGTAAAACCATATGAAATGCTTGAGGTTGCCGACGACGCCTATCCTGACGGCCTTACTGCTGACTTAACAATTTCAAAACTCAAAGAGCTTAAAGACAGAGACGAACCCTTCTTTCTAGGAGTTGGCTTCTTTAAGCCACATTTACCATTCAATGCTCCTAAAAAATATTGGGACCTTTACAATGAGTCTGATATCACTTTAAGCCCTAATCCTTTTGTTTCCAAAAATACAAGTCGGGCTGACTTACACTCAATGGGAGAATTTAACCAATATGAACTTGGAGATGAAAAAGCAGCTATAGGCACTCCCCTCTCCGATGAATATGCTAGAAAACTAAGACATGGTTATTATGCTTGCGTGTCATATGTAGATGCCCAAATAGGAAAGGTCATAAAGGAATTAGAAGCTCAAGGACTAGCAGAAAACACCATTATTGTCCTTTGGGGTGATCATGGCTGGCATTTGGGAGACCACACTATTTGGGGCAAACATACCATTTACGATAGAGCTGTTCACAGTCCACTTATTATAAAGATTCCTAATGACCAAAGTGGTACAAAACAAAATATCGTGAGTACAATGGACATATACCCCACATTAATGGACTATTGCGGATTAAAAATGCCTTATGAATCAGATGGAATTAGTTTGAGAGCGGTCATGGAAAACAAATCATCCAAGAATTGGAGAAATACAGCCTACAGCTATTTCAATAATGGTATTAGCATGAGAACTGATAAATACCGTATCACTAAGTACTTCCGCAATGAAGCTCCGCAAATCGAGCTTTTTGATCATACACGAGATCCCAACGAAACAGAAAACGTTGCCAAAAAA
This portion of the Spirosomataceae bacterium TFI 002 genome encodes:
- a CDS encoding 23S rRNA pseudouridine2604 synthase, which gives rise to MSDQKLTRINKYLSEVGFCSRRKADELLSQGRIKINGAIPELGTKVATGDIVTVDGKPITEPKEDFIYIAFNKPIGIVCTTDTAVEKDNIIDYIGHEKRIFPIGRLDKPSEGLIFLTNDGDIVNKILRARNNHEKEYLVEVSKPITKDFIQKMSSGVPILDTVTRKCKVNQVNRYTFNIVLTQGLNRQIRRMCQYLGYEVTKLKRMRIMNVNLDLPIGKWRYLTSKELETIKNLSKNSDKTID
- a CDS encoding ATP-dependent RNA helicase DeaD; protein product: MESFKGLGVESSFIKALEEMKVIKPSEIQQKAIPYLLANKGDLIGQAPTGTGKTIAFGLPLLHLVTEKKKGIQALVLAPTRELCQQIAKQLFKMTKYGPKIFAEAIYGGEKIDLQIANLKRPTQIVVATPGRLLDLIERGAIDLSEVRTLVLDEADEMLSMGFKEELDRVMTTIHKDSAKWLFSATIPLALQSLITKYMNPGLQRIEVSKNVEINNKIEHQFFICEQDQKFNYLFEFLKSQGAAKGIVFCRTRADTEVLARKLIGKHVSADALHGDLGQRDRDKVMRAFIKGRIKVLVATDISARGIDVDDLAYVIHYQLPEQIESYTHRSGRTARAGKRGISICFVDRNELKVIHQIEKTLKIKFTKI
- a CDS encoding Arylsulfatase A, encoding MLFNHMKIKLLALLLLSLLSFKTIKKDRPPNILFIAVDDLRPELGCFGNEIIKSPNIDKLATTGHLFKNHYVAVPTCGASRHALLTGLYPRTKRHLRNSITAEVLTNSAEKENPETFIHQLKRNGYYTVGIGKITHNPDGHVYGYTESPDNTPLELPYSWHEMLLDDAKWGSGHNAFFGYANGTNRNTLKKQVKPYEMLEVADDAYPDGLTADLTISKLKELKDRDEPFFLGVGFFKPHLPFNAPKKYWDLYNESDITLSPNPFVSKNTSRADLHSMGEFNQYELGDEKAAIGTPLSDEYARKLRHGYYACVSYVDAQIGKVIKELEAQGLAENTIIVLWGDHGWHLGDHTIWGKHTIYDRAVHSPLIIKIPNDQSGTKQNIVSTMDIYPTLMDYCGLKMPYESDGISLRAVMENKSSKNWRNTAYSYFNNGISMRTDKYRITKYFRNEAPQIELFDHTRDPNETENVAKKYPEVVKKLMPLLNKGDFGIYQ